The following are encoded together in the Humulus lupulus chromosome 5, drHumLupu1.1, whole genome shotgun sequence genome:
- the LOC133778384 gene encoding probable LRR receptor-like serine/threonine-protein kinase At1g63430, translating to MRSLAEYLLLFLTSGVLIVVCEAFVQKEVLALRTFKEAIYEDPHLVLNNWNALDTDPCDWNGVSCTGSRDHVIKINISGASIRGFLAPELGQLSFLQELVLHGNKLLGVIPKELSLLKNLRILDLGVNELTGPIPLEFGNLTSVMKINLESNGLTGHLPPELGNLSNLTELRLDRNRLQGTVPAGGNVDWTSSMHRMYAPGSNSTGFCRSSPFQKADFSYNFFVGTIPKCLDYLPRTSFQGNCLQHKEIKQRPKKQCDGVSPIKSHAEANQKHQPLDYQSKHQGTSKPTWLLALEVVTGVMVGSLFLVALLTAIQKCNTKSSLIIPWKKSASEKEHVSVYIDSELLKDVVRFSRQDLEVACEDFSNIIGTSPDSVVYKGNMRGGPEIAVISLCFKEENWTGFLELYFQKEVADLARLSHENTGKLLGYCSECTPFTRMLVFEYACNGTLYEHLHYGEGCQLSWTRRMKIIIGIARGLKYLHSEIEPPFTISELNSSAVYLTEDFSPKLVDFESWKGIIARSEKYSGSIDNQGSICVLPNSLEARYLDIQGNLYAFGVLLLEIISGRAPYCKDKGCLLEWAKEYIELPEVMSYLVDPELKHFKYEDLMVICEVVNLCINEDPTKRPQMQVLCNMLETRIDTTIAIELKSSSLAWAELALSS from the exons ATGAGGTCACTTGCTGAGTATCTGCTTTTGTTTTTGACATCTGGGGTTCTTATTGTGGTCTGTGAGGCATTTGTACAAAAAGAAG TTTTGGCACTTAGAACTTTTAAGGAAGCTATATATGAAGACCCACATCTGGTTTTGAACAATTGGAATGCTTTAGACACCGATCCTTGTGACTGGAATGGCGTTTCATGCACTGGGTCTCGAGACCATGTTATAAAGAT TAATATATCTGGGGCATCTATAAGGGGATTTCTTGCTCCAGAATTGGGACAACTTAGCTTCTTGCAAGAACT AGTTTTGCATGGAAACAAGCTGCTTGGAGTAATTCCCAAGGAACTGAGTTTGTTAAAGAACCTCAGGATCTTAGACTTGGGAGTGAATGAACTCACTGGTCCAATTCCTCTAGAGTTTGGGAACTTAACCAGTGTTATGAAAAT AAACCTTGAATCCAATGGGTTGACTGGCCATCTTCCTCCTGAGCTTGGAAACTTGAGCAACCTCACGGAGCTTCGGTTGGACAGGAATAGGCTTCAAGGGACTGTTCCTGCTGGTGGCAATGTTGATTGGACCTCTAGCATGCATAGAAT GTATGCACCAGGATCAAACTCAACAGGTTTCTGTCGATCATCTCCGTTCCAAAAGGCAGATTTCTCATACAACTTCTTTGTTGGCACTATACCTAAGTGCTTGGATTATCTTCCAAG GACAAGTTTTCAAGGGAACTGCCTCCAACATAAAGAAATAAAACAGCGCCCTAAAAAGCAATGTG atggtGTTTCTCCTATCAAAAGCCATGCAGAAGCTAATCAAAAGCACCAGCCACTTGATTATCAGTCCAAGCATCAGGGAACATCAAAACCTACCTGGCTTCTGGCTCTGGAAGTAGTGACAGGAGTCATGGTGGGCTCTCTCTTTCTAGTTGCACTTCTCACAGCTATCCAGAAATGCAATACAAAATCGTCCCTTATTATTCCTTGGAAGAAATCAGCAAGCGAGAAGGAACACGTTAGTGTATACATAG ATTCCGAGTTGTTAAAAGATGTAGTTAGATTCAGTAGACAAGATCTTGAAGTAGCCTGTGAAGACTTCAGTAACATTATTGGGACTTCACCAGATAGTGTTGTCTACAAAGGAAACATGAGAGGTGGGCCTGAGATTGCAGTGATATCCCTATGCTTCAAAGAAGAGAATTGGACTGGTTTTCTTGAACTCTATTTTCAAAAAGAG GTGGCAGATTTGGCAAGATTAAGTCACGAGAATACTGGGAAGTTGCTTGGTTATTGTAGTGAGTGCACTCCATTTACAAGGATGCTAGTTTTTGAATATGCATGTAATGGAACACTGTATGAGCACCTTCATT ATGGAGAAGGATGCCAGTTGTCTTGGACACGGCGAATGAAAATTATAATAGGCATTGCTCGAGGATTGAAGTATCTTCACTCAGAAATTGAGCCACCATTTACCATATCAGAGTTAAATTCTAGTGCTGTATACCTTACAGAAGATTTTTCCCCCAAG CTTGTTGACTTTGAAAGCTGGAAGGGAATTATTGCTAGGTCTGAAAAATATTCAGGCTCCATTGACAACCAAGGTTCTATATGCGTTCTTCCAAATTCTCTGGAAGCTCGCTACCTCGATATTCAAGGGAATCTTTATGCATTTGGTGTTCTTTTACTGGAAATAATCAGTGGGAGAGCTCCATACTGTAAAGATAAAGGCTGCTTGTTGGAATGG GCCAAGGAGTACATTGAGTTGCCAGAAGTGATGTCTTATTTGGTGGATCCTGAACTGAAACATTTTAAGTATGAAGATCTCATGGTCATATGTGAGGTGGTGAATCTTTGCATAAATGAAGATCCCACCAAGCGACCGCAGATGCAGGTGTTATGCAACATGTTGGAGACCCGAATTGACACGACAATCGCCATCGAGCTCAAGTCATCATCTTTAGCATGGGCTGAACTTGCTCTCTCATCCTAA